The following coding sequences lie in one Mycobacterium gordonae genomic window:
- a CDS encoding ABC transporter ATP-binding protein, producing the protein MLTLLRPHWVSMTMSMSLLCAATALILWQPLLVGGLVDRATAGTVNVGAALMLLAVLVCQLSLEALGHFRLDRTGEEIVVRLRADFTDHVVRLPIGLLDRGRTGDLLARGTSDASQLRDMPRATGDIAFGTLTLLGASAFMLSIDAVTVVVVVVVMAISFGAGSPFLSRIQRDSVNRQAALGDYTAGLDRVLGAARTVKLFGAEDREVKFIADSARVAYRAGVRVASSTAINILAIRLGVTVSFLAIMVINGRRVADGGLSVGEFVSLFAFAMYAVFPITAGFAALATFRTAAGAYQHLVATMSELPEGDPPSRSDVARPAGRPADISAPLVEFDRVSFSYGSEGVVLENVSFALQRDQITALIGPSGAGKSTVLALLCRFHDPDAGTVRWEGQDIRTLPLRDLRGRLGLLEQDAPVLHGTIRDNLLIADPEATDADLWRVLQQSNIADEIGRLPDGLDSPVLERGRSLSGGQRQRLALARALLSRSALILMDEPTSHLDRANEYDVMTNLLHARGQRSLLVVAHRLSTVTNADQILVLQAGRIQATGTHTELLRTSLYRELIEHELVRH; encoded by the coding sequence ATGCTGACGCTGCTTCGCCCGCACTGGGTCTCGATGACGATGAGCATGTCGCTGCTGTGTGCCGCGACCGCACTCATCCTCTGGCAGCCGCTGCTCGTCGGCGGGCTTGTCGACCGGGCAACCGCCGGCACAGTGAACGTCGGTGCCGCGCTGATGTTGCTCGCTGTCCTGGTGTGCCAGCTATCGCTGGAGGCCCTGGGGCACTTCCGGCTGGACCGCACCGGTGAAGAGATCGTGGTGCGGTTGCGTGCCGACTTCACCGACCATGTGGTGCGCCTGCCGATCGGACTGCTGGATCGGGGTCGCACGGGTGACCTCCTGGCCCGCGGAACCAGCGATGCCAGTCAGCTGCGTGACATGCCGCGCGCCACCGGTGACATCGCGTTCGGGACGCTGACACTGCTCGGCGCCAGTGCGTTCATGCTGTCGATTGACGCGGTCACGGTGGTTGTGGTGGTCGTTGTCATGGCTATCTCGTTTGGTGCGGGAAGCCCGTTTCTGTCGCGGATCCAACGTGATTCGGTCAACCGCCAAGCGGCGCTAGGGGACTACACCGCCGGGCTGGACCGGGTGTTGGGCGCCGCCCGTACGGTCAAGTTGTTCGGCGCCGAAGACCGCGAAGTGAAATTCATCGCCGACAGCGCACGGGTCGCTTACCGGGCTGGCGTTCGGGTTGCGTCGTCAACGGCCATCAATATCCTGGCGATCCGCCTCGGAGTCACGGTGTCCTTTCTGGCCATCATGGTGATAAACGGGCGTCGCGTGGCCGACGGTGGACTGTCCGTGGGCGAGTTCGTCAGCCTGTTCGCGTTCGCCATGTATGCGGTTTTCCCGATCACCGCGGGTTTCGCGGCACTGGCCACGTTCCGCACCGCAGCAGGGGCTTACCAACACCTGGTCGCCACTATGAGCGAGCTGCCAGAAGGCGATCCACCATCGCGGTCGGACGTCGCCCGGCCGGCCGGGCGACCGGCGGACATTTCCGCCCCACTGGTCGAATTCGACCGCGTGTCGTTCTCGTACGGCTCCGAAGGCGTTGTCCTCGAAAATGTTTCCTTCGCCCTGCAACGAGATCAGATCACCGCGCTGATCGGACCGTCCGGCGCGGGAAAATCCACGGTCCTCGCACTGCTGTGCCGCTTCCACGATCCCGATGCCGGGACGGTCCGCTGGGAGGGCCAGGACATCCGGACGCTGCCGCTGCGGGACCTGCGCGGCCGGCTGGGACTGCTGGAACAGGACGCGCCGGTACTGCACGGCACGATCCGCGACAACCTGCTCATCGCCGACCCCGAGGCCACCGACGCCGACTTGTGGCGCGTGCTCCAACAATCGAACATCGCTGACGAGATCGGCCGCCTGCCAGATGGTTTGGACAGCCCGGTGCTCGAGCGTGGTCGTAGCCTTTCCGGCGGTCAGCGGCAGCGCCTGGCGCTGGCCCGGGCGTTGCTGTCGCGGTCTGCGCTCATCCTGATGGACGAGCCGACCTCGCATCTCGACCGGGCCAACGAGTACGACGTTATGACCAATCTGCTACACGCACGCGGGCAGCGCAGCCTGCTCGTGGTGGCCCACCGACTCTCCACCGTGACCAACGCCGACCAGATCCTGGTTCTGCAGGCGGGTCGCATCCAGGCCACCGGAACGCATACGGAGTTGCTGCGCACGTCTCTCTATCGCGAGTTGATCGAACATGAACTCGTGCGGCACTAG
- a CDS encoding MMPL family transporter, with translation MLHLIGRLALAFPRRVIAVAILAMVTAVIFGVPVIKHLSGGGGTDPGSESAKATALLSQKFDQGDMTLVIAVTSPDGAHRSQATAVGTDLVRRLKASPDVREVQSGWTAPPEAASAFFSKDGRTGLIVAAISGGESNAQRNAMRLSDELVHDRDGVSVRAGGDAAVAWQVNAQTQQDLLLMEAVALPLSFVVLVWVFGGLVAAALPVAVGVFAIVGSLAALRAIALFTHVSIFALNLSVAMGMALAVDYTLLILSRFRDEIADGQTREAALMRTIATAGRTVLFSAMTVALSMSTMVLFPPYFLKSFAYAGTAVVALAAVAAITVTPAAIVLLDSRLDSWDVRPLLRRIFWGSAGPSGSMQGWSWYLWTKAVMRHALPVGIAIIVLLLLLGSPFQRVRWGFADDRILPTSASARQVGDLLRNDFPDRGVPDITVVLPDAANLSASELNSYAAALSRVPEVKWVSWLDGTFVDGQRFGPPSAPYGFRDGSAFLTVGTTAPLYSDVSITQLDRLHAVPTPKSTPAWLTGVAQSNRDSVHAIASRLPLVLTLIALITLTLVFLLTGSVVLPVKALLMNTLSLTAAFGALVWVFQEGHLGGLGTAATGTLGVQLPVLLFCIAFGLSMDYEVFLISRIREYWLASDQGPGANDESVALGVAHTARVITAAALIMAISFSALMAAQVSFMRLFGFGLTVAVLADATLVRMLLVPAFMHVLGRINWWAPKPMARLHQRFGLREAQSHSR, from the coding sequence TTGTTGCATTTGATCGGTCGCCTGGCCCTCGCTTTCCCACGCCGGGTGATCGCGGTGGCGATCCTGGCGATGGTCACCGCCGTGATCTTCGGTGTCCCAGTGATCAAGCACCTTTCGGGGGGTGGCGGAACCGACCCAGGTTCCGAATCCGCCAAAGCCACCGCGCTGCTGTCGCAGAAATTCGACCAGGGCGATATGACCTTGGTGATCGCGGTGACGTCCCCGGACGGTGCGCACCGATCGCAAGCCACGGCGGTCGGCACCGATCTCGTTCGGCGCCTGAAGGCATCCCCAGACGTCCGTGAGGTGCAATCGGGGTGGACCGCGCCGCCGGAAGCGGCATCTGCTTTTTTCAGCAAGGACGGCAGGACCGGGCTGATCGTGGCCGCCATCTCCGGCGGTGAGAGCAACGCGCAGCGAAACGCCATGCGACTATCCGACGAACTCGTCCACGACCGGGACGGGGTCAGCGTGCGCGCCGGCGGTGATGCCGCCGTCGCTTGGCAGGTGAACGCCCAGACGCAGCAAGACTTGCTTCTCATGGAGGCGGTCGCGTTGCCGCTCAGCTTTGTGGTGCTGGTCTGGGTTTTCGGCGGTTTGGTCGCGGCGGCGTTGCCGGTGGCCGTCGGAGTGTTCGCAATCGTGGGTTCGCTGGCAGCGCTGCGCGCGATCGCCTTATTCACCCACGTGTCGATCTTCGCGCTCAACCTCTCCGTCGCCATGGGCATGGCGCTGGCGGTGGACTACACCTTGCTGATCCTCAGCCGATTCCGAGATGAGATCGCGGACGGGCAGACCCGGGAGGCGGCGCTGATGCGCACGATTGCCACCGCCGGCCGCACCGTGCTGTTCTCGGCGATGACCGTTGCGCTGTCCATGTCGACGATGGTGCTCTTCCCGCCGTACTTCCTGAAGTCCTTCGCCTATGCCGGAACAGCGGTGGTTGCGCTCGCCGCGGTGGCGGCGATCACCGTGACCCCCGCGGCGATCGTGCTGCTGGACAGTCGACTGGATTCCTGGGACGTGCGCCCGTTGCTGCGCCGAATCTTCTGGGGCTCGGCAGGTCCGAGCGGCTCGATGCAGGGGTGGTCCTGGTATCTGTGGACGAAGGCGGTGATGCGCCACGCGCTGCCCGTCGGAATCGCGATCATCGTGTTGCTCTTGCTGTTGGGCTCTCCGTTCCAGCGGGTGCGGTGGGGCTTCGCGGACGACCGTATCCTGCCCACCTCGGCCTCGGCGCGCCAAGTGGGCGATCTGCTACGCAACGACTTCCCGGACAGGGGAGTGCCCGACATCACGGTCGTGCTGCCGGACGCGGCCAATCTGAGCGCTTCGGAACTGAATTCGTATGCCGCCGCGCTGTCCCGGGTTCCCGAGGTGAAGTGGGTGTCCTGGCTGGACGGCACGTTCGTCGACGGCCAGAGGTTCGGTCCGCCCTCGGCGCCCTACGGATTCAGGGACGGCAGTGCTTTTCTGACGGTCGGCACCACCGCGCCGTTGTACTCCGACGTGTCGATTACCCAGCTGGACCGCCTGCACGCCGTCCCCACTCCGAAAAGCACGCCTGCGTGGCTGACCGGTGTGGCGCAGAGCAATCGAGATAGCGTGCACGCGATCGCATCCCGGTTACCGCTGGTGCTGACACTGATCGCCCTCATCACGCTGACACTGGTGTTCCTGTTGACCGGAAGTGTGGTGCTGCCCGTCAAGGCGCTGCTGATGAACACGCTGTCACTGACCGCGGCATTCGGCGCACTGGTGTGGGTATTCCAGGAGGGCCACCTGGGGGGCCTGGGTACTGCTGCCACCGGCACTCTGGGCGTGCAACTGCCGGTTCTGTTGTTCTGCATCGCTTTTGGTTTGTCGATGGATTACGAAGTATTCCTGATCTCGCGGATCCGGGAGTACTGGCTCGCCTCCGATCAGGGGCCGGGCGCCAATGACGAGAGCGTGGCGCTCGGGGTGGCACACACGGCTCGGGTGATCACTGCCGCGGCGCTCATCATGGCGATCTCGTTCTCGGCGTTGATGGCCGCTCAGGTGTCGTTCATGCGGCTGTTCGGATTCGGCTTGACAGTCGCGGTGCTTGCCGACGCCACATTGGTGCGTATGTTGCTGGTCCCGGCGTTCATGCACGTGCTCGGCCGGATCAACTGGTGGGCACCCAAACCGATGGCCCGGCTGCACCAGCGGTTCGGGCTGCGGGAGGCGCAGAGCCACAGTCGTTGA